A DNA window from Nostoc commune NIES-4072 contains the following coding sequences:
- a CDS encoding tyrosine-type recombinase/integrase, producing LLAYRHGLQVSELVALRWEQVDFFSGTIYVNRLKHGISSTHPLRAKELRWLRQLQRSYPNSPYLFVSERGTPMAAATAFNIISRAGILAGLALSVHPHMLRHACGFYLASRGYDTRAIQAYLGHKNIQHTIRYTELSPDRFQNFWLD from the coding sequence TTCTACTGGCTTATCGTCACGGTCTCCAGGTATCAGAATTAGTAGCACTGCGATGGGAGCAGGTAGATTTTTTTAGTGGCACGATCTATGTCAATCGACTCAAGCATGGTATCAGTTCAACGCATCCGTTACGTGCCAAAGAGTTGAGGTGGCTGCGACAACTACAACGCTCATATCCTAATTCCCCTTACCTGTTTGTTTCTGAGCGTGGTACCCCGATGGCTGCTGCCACAGCCTTTAACATTATTAGTCGTGCTGGCATTCTTGCTGGGTTAGCGTTATCGGTGCATCCGCATATGTTACGTCATGCCTGTGGGTTTTATCTGGCATCTAGAGGTTATGACACTAGAGCTATTCAGGCTTATCTGGGACACAAGAATATTCAACACACTATTCGCTACACAGAACTATCTCCCGATCGCTTCCAAAATTTCTGGCTCGACTGA